The following proteins are encoded in a genomic region of Bufo gargarizans isolate SCDJY-AF-19 unplaced genomic scaffold, ASM1485885v1 fragScaff_scaffold_322_pilon, whole genome shotgun sequence:
- the LOC122922401 gene encoding uncharacterized protein LOC122922401, whose amino-acid sequence MSTFAYTEDEARDIVSQVTASTDFLQIPSSELKSRNLMKESKHLIALELHAATLAEYHRTQRIPRGLRVKLRPTFFGNNLEYCTRFSNILNKCSLDLIVLTVEYLNTAIEECKAHITTAKEQLRDCLKSEDLATLYEKTDKQCRELQAKIEATKRSKFLRDVEDYSSQRVYRWQDKSGTAIPFFTRDRRTGSATSSTGSDTSGATSIHFLGKRRGKRRAIPGEPAAIIGEADAPRLTRSQRT is encoded by the exons ATGAGCACCTTTGCTTACACAGAGGATGAGGCCCGCGACATTGTATCGCAAGTTACAGCTTCAACTGATTTTCTCCAGATTCCCAGCAGTGAGCTGAAGAGCAGGAATCTAATGAAAGAAAGCAAACACCTGATTGCGCTTGAACTACATGCTGCTACTTTAGCAGAATATCACCGCACACAGAGAATTCCGCGAGGACTAAGGGTGAAATTGAGACCAACATTTTTTGGTAATAACCTTGAATACTGCACTCGCTTCTCTAACATTCTGAATAAATGTTCATTGGACTTGATTGTTCTAACAGTGGAATATCTTAACACTGCCATTGAAGAGTGTAAAGCCCACATTACCACTGCTAAAGAACAGCTGAGGGATTGCCTCAAATCAGAGGATCTCGCGACATTGTATGAGAAAACCGACAAACAATGCAGAGAACTACAGGCGAAAATAGAGGCTACCAAACGCTCCAAGTTCCTCCGAGATGTGGAGGATTATTCATCACAGCGAGTGTACAGGTGGCAAGACAAGTCCGGGACAGCTATCCCTTTCTTCACAAGAGATCGCAGAACGGGATCTGCAACCTCCAGCACAGGCAGCGACACCTCGGGAGCAACGTCAATTCATTTTTTAGGCAAACGCCGCGGCAAAAGAAGAGCAATACCAGGAGAGCCGGCCGCCATCATAGGAGAAGCAGACGCACCGAGACTGACGAGATCGCAG CGGACTTGA